CTGGCTTTTGGCTGTAAGAATATTCTTAATCTAATGCCGTCTTTATTTTGTTCAATCGCAGACATAAATTCTCATTTTGTTTATTTTTCTTTATTATAAAAATGAATTATGTAAAAAATAAAGTGTGGATCAGGGATCGCTAATCCATAGCAAGCAAATACAACTTATGATATAGTTCACAGCCGAATTTATAGGGATCTTTTTATAATAAAAATAATGATAGAGCTCGATCAAAACAATATTCCAAAACACGTTGCCATTATTATGGATGGTAATGGGCGGTGGGCAAAACAGAAAAATAAAATGCGCATTTTTGGCCATACCAATGGCGTATCTGCAGTTCGTCGAGCGGTAAGTTATGCTCGCCAAACTGGAGTAAATTTTCTTACACTTTACGCCTTTAGTAGCGAAAATTGGAATCGACCAGAGCAAGAAGTCAGCGCGTTAATGACGCTTTTTATGCAAGCTTTAGATCGCGAAGTGAAAAAATTACATAAAAATAATATTCGTCTGAAAATTATTGGCGATGTATCTCGTTTTAGTGAATCTTTGCAAGAAAAAATTTCAAAAGCGGAAAATTTAACAGAAAAAAATACCGCACTTACGCTCAATATCGCTGCAAATTACGGTGGATGTTGGGATATTGTACAGGCGACAAAGCAACTAGCAGAAAAAGTAAAAAATAATGAAATGAACGTTGACGAGATTGATGAAATTGCTTTTCAGCGTTATTTGGTTACACAAGATGAACCACCAGTTGATCTATTAATTCGTACCAGTGGTGAACAACGAATTAGTAATTTTTTATTATGGCAAATTGCATATGCAGAACTTTATTTTTCTGATGTGCTGTGGCCAGATTTTGATGAGGCGGAATTTAACCGCGCCATCGCCTGTTATCAACAACGTCATCGCCGTTTTGGTGGGACAGAATAATTCATAAATGGATTAAAATTATGCTTAAACAACGAGTTTTATCTGCCATTGTGTTAATCGCAGCGGTGTTATGTGCGCTATTTTTATTCACGCCTTTTTATTTTGCCCTCGCTCTAGGGGCTGTGGCGACTTTAGGCGTTTGGGAATGGACCCAGTTTGCTCGCCTTAAACAGCCTTTAGCGCGTTTTTGTGTTGCCGCTTTTTTAGGCGCATTTATCTTTTTATGGCTCTATACTGAGGGAAACTATTTAGATGCCGGTCGTGTGTTTGAACAGCACCTTCAGCTCTTATTGATGAACGCTGTTGGTTGGTGGATTTTAGCTTTATTACTTGTGGTGAGTTATCCTAAATCAGCTAAATTTTGGTCTAAAAATCCTCTTTTACAGCTTTTATTTGCCTTTTCTACTTTAATCCCATTTATCGCGGGGGTATTACGTTTACGTTTAGAACACTATACCCATGATCCTTATCACGGCTTATTTTTATTACTTTATGTATTTGTGCTTGTTTGGGCGGCTGATTCTGGTGCTTATTTTAGCGGACGCGCATTTGGTAAACGTAAACTTGCGCCAAAAGTTTCACCTGGTAAAAGCTGGGAAGGCGTTGTTGGTGGCTTAATTACAGCGTTAGTGCTTGCTTTTGTATTTATTCATTTCTCTGGCGATGCTTTAGTTGGTGAGCGAAATATCTCTGGATTTGTTATTCTTTCCGTTGCCACAGTTGCAATTTCAGTATTGGGTGATTTAACTGAAAGTATGTTTAAACGTGAGTCTGGTGTGAAAGACAGCAGCCAATTGATTCCTGGTCATGGCGGTGTATTAGATCGCATTGATAGCTTGACTGCAGCGGTACCTTTTTTCAGCTACTTCTATTTCTTTGTGTTATAAGGATTTTGAATGTCATTTTTGTGGTCGCTAGGTTCTTTTATCATTGCTATTGCGGTATTGGTATCCGTTCACGAATATGGTCACTTTTGGGCTGCTAGAAAGTGCGGTATAAAAGTCCATCGTTTTTCAATTGGCTTTGGTAAGGTAATTTGGAAACGAATCGATAAGCATGGTACAGAATTTGCGGTTTCAATGATTCCTTTAGGCGGCTATGTCAAAATGCTTGATGGACGTAATGAAGCGGTTCCAGTTGAACAAAAGTCACAATCATTTGACAGTAAAAGTGTATTACAACGCTCATTTGTGATTATCGCCGGTCCTTTGGCAAATTTTATTTTCGCGATTTTTGCTTATTGGGTCATCTATCTTTATGGAATGCCAAGTGTTAAACCTGTAATTGAGTCGATAACGCCAAGTTCAATCGCTGCACAAGCGTACATTGAACCTAATACACAAATTCTAGCGGTTGATGGAGAAGAAACTCAAGATTGGGAAACCATCAACATGCTGCTTGCCACAAAAATGGGTGAGCCTAATGTTGAAATTACCCTTTCTCCTTTTGGTTCTAATATTGAACAACAACGCACTTTAGATCTTACAAATTGGACTTTTGATCCTGAAAAAGAAAGTGCTTTTGAGGCATTAGGGATTATGCCTATGCGTCCTAAAATTGAAATGGTGCTTTCTAAAGTTGTTCAAGATTCTCCTGCTGAAAAAGCTGGTTTACAAATTGGTGATAAAATTTTAAAAGAAAATTTAACCGCACTTCCTTGGCAAGATTTTATAAAACAGGTCGAACAAGGCGAATCTTTTTCTATTAAAGTTGAACGTAATGGGGAAATGCTTGACAAAATTATCACTCCAGTGCGTAATCAGAGTGGAAAATGGTTTGTGGGGTTAAGCCCAACTTTCGTAAAATTATCTGATGAATATCGTACCGAATTAAAATATGATATTCTTGAATCCTTACAAAAAGGCATTGAAAAAACAGGTCAACTTTCTGTTTTAACCTTGAAGGTGTTAGGAAAACTAATTACGGGTGATTTGTCATTAAATAATTTAAGCGGCCCTATTTCTATAGCGAAAGGTGCTGGTGCATCTGCTAATATTGGATTGGTGTATTTTTTAAGCTTTATGGCATTGATTAGTGTGAATTTAGGAATTATGAATTTATTCCCATTGCCTGTATTAGATGGCGGCCATTTAGTTTTTTTAGCTATGGAAGCTGTTAAAGGAAAACCTGTTTCTGAGCGGGTGCAAAGCATCTGTTATCGAATTGGCGCAGCACTGTTATTAAGCTTAACGGTGTTTGCATTATTTAATGATTTTTTACGTCTATAATTTATATAGGATACAATCGATGAAAAAACTTCTAATCGCAAGTTTATTATTCGGTACGACAACGACTGTGTTTGCCGCACCTTTTGTGGCAAAAGATATTCGTGTGGATGGTGTTCAAGGTGACTTAGAACAACAAATCCGAGCAAGTCTACCAGTTCGTGCCGGTCAGCGTGTGACTGACAATGATGTGGCTAATATTGTCCGCTCTTTATTCGTAAGTGGTCGATTCGATGATGTGAATGCACATCAAGAAGGCGATGTACTTGTTGTTAGCGTTGTGGCTAAATCCATCATTTCAGATGTTAAAATCAAAGGTAACTCTGTTATTCCAACTGAAGCACTTAAACAAAACTTAGATGCTAACGGTTTTAAAGTTGGCGATGTTTTAATTCGAGAAAAATTAAATGAATTTGCAAAAAGTGTAAAAGAGCACTATGCAAGTGTAGGCCGCTATAACGCAACAGTTGAACCTATTGTAAATACCTTACCAAATAATCGTGCTGAAATTTTAATTCAGATTAATGAAGATGATACAGCAAAATTAGCATCATTAACTTTCAATGGTAATGAATCTATTAGTAGCAGTACGTTGCAAGAGCAAATGGAATTACAACCTGATTCTTGGTGGAAATTATGGGGTAATAAATTTGAAGGCGCTCAGTTCGAGAAAGATTTACAGTCAATTCGAGATTATTATTTAAATAATGGTTATGCCAAAGCACAAATCACTAAAACTGATGTTCAGCTAAATGATGAAAAAACGAAAGTAAATGTAACCATTGATGTCAATGAAGGTTTACAGTATGACCTTCGAAGTGCTCGTATTGTTGGTAATGTGGGTGGTATGGCTTCTGAACTTGAACCGTTACTTTCTTCATTACATTTAAATGACATTTTCCGTCGCAGTGATATTGCCGATGTTGAAAATGCGATTAAAGCAAAATTGGGTGAACGTGGTTACGGTAGTGCAACGGTGAATGCTGTACCTGATTTTGATGATGCAAATAAAACCTTAGCAATTACTTTTGTTGTTGATGCTGGTCGACGTTTAACTGTTCGTCAACTACGCTTTGAAGGAAATACTGTTTCAGCAGATAGTACTTTACGTCAAGAAATGCGTCAACAAGAAGGGGCGTGGTATAACTCGCAATTAGTTGAGTTAGGTAAAATCCGTTTAGATCGTACAGGATTCTTCGAAACCGTAGAAAACCGAATTGATCCTGTAAAAGGTACGGATGACGAAGTAGATGTCGTGTATAAAGTTAAAGAGCGTAATACAGGTAGTATCAACTTTGGTATTGGTTACGGTACAGAGAGTGGTATTAGTTATCAAGCTAGTGTTAAACAAGATAATTTCTTGGGAACTGGTGCTTCAGTTAGCCTTGGTGGAACACGTAATGACTACGGTACTAGCGTAAATTTAGGTTATGTTGAGCCGTATTTCACGAAAGATGGAGTCAGTTTAGGTGGCAATGTTTTCTTTGAAAACTATGACAACTCTAGAAACGATACCTCTTCTAATTATAAACGTACGACTTATGGTGGTAACGTTACTTTAGGTTTTCCTGTAAATGAAAATAACTCTTACTATGTAGGATTAGGTTACACCTATAATAAAATTAGTAACTTTGCGACAGAATATAGCCGTGAACTATATATGAAATCAATGAACTTTAATGGAAATGCCATTAAAACAAATGACTTTGATTTCTCATTTGGTTGGAATTATAACAGTCTCAATAGAGGATATTTCCCAACTAAAGGGGTTAAAGCAAGTCTTGGTGGACGAGTTACAACTCCTGGTTCTGATAATAAATACTATAAATTAAGTGCAGATGTTCAAGGATTCTATCCATT
This portion of the Haemophilus haemolyticus genome encodes:
- the uppS gene encoding polyprenyl diphosphate synthase — protein: MIELDQNNIPKHVAIIMDGNGRWAKQKNKMRIFGHTNGVSAVRRAVSYARQTGVNFLTLYAFSSENWNRPEQEVSALMTLFMQALDREVKKLHKNNIRLKIIGDVSRFSESLQEKISKAENLTEKNTALTLNIAANYGGCWDIVQATKQLAEKVKNNEMNVDEIDEIAFQRYLVTQDEPPVDLLIRTSGEQRISNFLLWQIAYAELYFSDVLWPDFDEAEFNRAIACYQQRHRRFGGTE
- a CDS encoding phosphatidate cytidylyltransferase gives rise to the protein MLKQRVLSAIVLIAAVLCALFLFTPFYFALALGAVATLGVWEWTQFARLKQPLARFCVAAFLGAFIFLWLYTEGNYLDAGRVFEQHLQLLLMNAVGWWILALLLVVSYPKSAKFWSKNPLLQLLFAFSTLIPFIAGVLRLRLEHYTHDPYHGLFLLLYVFVLVWAADSGAYFSGRAFGKRKLAPKVSPGKSWEGVVGGLITALVLAFVFIHFSGDALVGERNISGFVILSVATVAISVLGDLTESMFKRESGVKDSSQLIPGHGGVLDRIDSLTAAVPFFSYFYFFVL
- the rseP gene encoding sigma E protease regulator RseP, with protein sequence MSFLWSLGSFIIAIAVLVSVHEYGHFWAARKCGIKVHRFSIGFGKVIWKRIDKHGTEFAVSMIPLGGYVKMLDGRNEAVPVEQKSQSFDSKSVLQRSFVIIAGPLANFIFAIFAYWVIYLYGMPSVKPVIESITPSSIAAQAYIEPNTQILAVDGEETQDWETINMLLATKMGEPNVEITLSPFGSNIEQQRTLDLTNWTFDPEKESAFEALGIMPMRPKIEMVLSKVVQDSPAEKAGLQIGDKILKENLTALPWQDFIKQVEQGESFSIKVERNGEMLDKIITPVRNQSGKWFVGLSPTFVKLSDEYRTELKYDILESLQKGIEKTGQLSVLTLKVLGKLITGDLSLNNLSGPISIAKGAGASANIGLVYFLSFMALISVNLGIMNLFPLPVLDGGHLVFLAMEAVKGKPVSERVQSICYRIGAALLLSLTVFALFNDFLRL
- the bamA gene encoding outer membrane protein assembly factor BamA, with translation MKKLLIASLLFGTTTTVFAAPFVAKDIRVDGVQGDLEQQIRASLPVRAGQRVTDNDVANIVRSLFVSGRFDDVNAHQEGDVLVVSVVAKSIISDVKIKGNSVIPTEALKQNLDANGFKVGDVLIREKLNEFAKSVKEHYASVGRYNATVEPIVNTLPNNRAEILIQINEDDTAKLASLTFNGNESISSSTLQEQMELQPDSWWKLWGNKFEGAQFEKDLQSIRDYYLNNGYAKAQITKTDVQLNDEKTKVNVTIDVNEGLQYDLRSARIVGNVGGMASELEPLLSSLHLNDIFRRSDIADVENAIKAKLGERGYGSATVNAVPDFDDANKTLAITFVVDAGRRLTVRQLRFEGNTVSADSTLRQEMRQQEGAWYNSQLVELGKIRLDRTGFFETVENRIDPVKGTDDEVDVVYKVKERNTGSINFGIGYGTESGISYQASVKQDNFLGTGASVSLGGTRNDYGTSVNLGYVEPYFTKDGVSLGGNVFFENYDNSRNDTSSNYKRTTYGGNVTLGFPVNENNSYYVGLGYTYNKISNFATEYSRELYMKSMNFNGNAIKTNDFDFSFGWNYNSLNRGYFPTKGVKASLGGRVTTPGSDNKYYKLSADVQGFYPLDRDHRWVMSAKASVGYANGFGNKRLPFYQYYTAGGIGSLRGFAYGAVGPNAIYLNPTQNKWVPSTDVVGGNAIATASAELIVPTPFVGDKGQNSVRTSLFVDAASVWNTKWKSDKALNASIAALNLPDYGKASRVRASAGVGFQWQSPIGPLVFSYAKPIKKYENDDVEQFQFSIGGSF